One Priestia filamentosa DNA segment encodes these proteins:
- a CDS encoding sugar ABC transporter ATP-binding protein gives MHIKMNGIHKAFGTNQVLSGVDFELKEGEVHALMGENGAGKSTMMNILTGLHKRDQGTIFIDGKETYFKSPKEAEQYGIAFIHQELNVWPDMTVLDNLFIGKELKTPLGFLKMKEMKSLSKKQFEKLSVTIPLEQEAGLCSVGQQQMIEIAKALMTNAKVIIMDEPTAALTEREIQKLFEVINALRKEGVSIVYISHRMEEIFTICDRITVMRDGKTVDTKAIRETNFDEVVQKMVGRELTDRFPERAPTLGEKVLEVRNATRNGAFQKVSFSVKAGEIVGVSGLMGAGRTEIMRALFGLDKLDDGEILVNGQKVSIKNPYEAVKLGIGFITEDRKTEGLILDFSIRDNMALPNLKSFSKKGLIDDKTESEFVDLLIKRLQIKTESGKTSAKNLSGGNQQKVVIAKWVGIGPKVLILDEPTRGVDVGAKREIYQLMNELTDRGVAIIMVSSELPEVLGMSDRILVVHEGRITGELMKEEATQEKIMTFATGGN, from the coding sequence ATGCATATTAAAATGAATGGAATTCATAAAGCATTTGGAACAAACCAAGTGTTGTCAGGAGTAGATTTCGAATTGAAAGAAGGTGAAGTTCACGCTTTGATGGGTGAGAACGGAGCTGGAAAATCGACAATGATGAACATCTTAACGGGTCTTCATAAACGTGATCAAGGAACCATTTTCATTGATGGAAAAGAGACATATTTTAAGAGTCCAAAAGAAGCAGAGCAGTATGGTATTGCGTTTATTCATCAAGAGTTAAATGTTTGGCCAGATATGACTGTACTCGATAACTTATTTATTGGAAAAGAGCTGAAAACACCGCTTGGGTTTTTAAAGATGAAAGAAATGAAATCGCTATCAAAAAAGCAGTTTGAAAAACTTTCGGTTACAATTCCACTGGAGCAAGAAGCAGGGCTTTGTTCAGTTGGTCAGCAGCAAATGATTGAAATTGCTAAAGCACTAATGACAAATGCAAAAGTCATTATCATGGATGAGCCAACTGCTGCATTAACAGAACGTGAGATTCAGAAACTTTTTGAAGTAATCAATGCTCTTAGAAAAGAGGGAGTTTCCATTGTCTATATTTCGCACCGGATGGAAGAGATTTTCACCATTTGTGATCGCATTACAGTAATGCGAGATGGTAAAACCGTTGATACGAAGGCAATTAGGGAAACGAACTTTGATGAGGTTGTCCAGAAGATGGTTGGACGCGAATTAACTGATCGTTTTCCAGAACGAGCACCAACGCTTGGTGAAAAGGTGTTAGAAGTTCGCAATGCTACGAGAAATGGAGCTTTTCAAAAGGTAAGTTTTTCTGTGAAAGCAGGCGAAATCGTTGGAGTATCAGGGTTGATGGGAGCAGGCCGAACCGAGATTATGCGAGCCTTGTTTGGATTAGATAAATTAGACGATGGCGAGATATTAGTGAATGGTCAGAAAGTATCGATTAAAAACCCATATGAAGCCGTCAAACTAGGAATTGGATTTATTACTGAAGACCGTAAAACAGAAGGGCTTATTTTAGATTTTTCGATTCGGGATAACATGGCGTTGCCGAACTTAAAAAGCTTTTCTAAAAAAGGGCTCATTGATGATAAGACAGAGAGTGAATTTGTCGACCTATTAATTAAGCGCTTACAAATCAAAACAGAATCAGGAAAAACAAGTGCGAAAAACCTTTCTGGTGGAAACCAGCAAAAAGTAGTTATTGCTAAATGGGTTGGTATCGGTCCAAAAGTGTTAATTTTAGATGAGCCAACGCGAGGAGTCGACGTTGGCGCGAAACGTGAAATTTACCAGTTAATGAATGAACTAACAGACAGAGGTGTTGCCATTATTATGGTCTCATCTGAGCTTCCTGAAGTACTTGGCATGAGCGATCGTATCCTCGTTGTTCATGAAGGTAGAATTACAGGAGAATTAATGAAGGAAGAAGCAACACAAGAAAAAATCATGACATTTGCAACAGGAGGGAATTAA
- the rbsD gene encoding D-ribose pyranase: MKRKGILNSHISKVLADLGHTDLIAIADAGLPIPDHVPRIDLALTLGVPSYRDVVNAVTDDMVVEKVTIASEMSTQNQDVMQYMQERFTNTDIQEVSHEEFKHLTNNVKAVIRTGEVTPYANCILQAGVIF; encoded by the coding sequence ATGAAACGAAAAGGAATATTAAATAGCCATATCTCAAAAGTGCTCGCAGATCTAGGACATACAGACCTCATCGCTATTGCCGATGCAGGTCTTCCCATTCCAGATCATGTACCTCGTATTGATCTAGCTCTTACATTAGGTGTGCCAAGCTACAGAGATGTGGTGAATGCGGTTACGGATGATATGGTCGTTGAAAAAGTGACAATTGCAAGTGAGATGAGTACTCAAAACCAGGATGTTATGCAGTATATGCAAGAGAGGTTCACTAACACGGATATTCAAGAAGTTTCTCATGAAGAGTTCAAACATTTAACAAACAACGTCAAAGCCGTTATTCGAACAGGTGAAGTTACTCCATATGCTAACTGTATTTTACAAGCAGGTGTAATCTTCTAG
- the rbsK gene encoding ribokinase, with product MSEIVVIGSSSMDLVVTSAIRPGAGETVLGESFKTVPGGKGANQAVAAARLGANVKMIGCVGDDHYGKEILVNFKENHVNVTNVKPVTGVGSGTAHIVLAEGDNSIVFVKGANDYITPEYVKSVIDDIKKAKIVLIQQEIPEETVEYVSDICEEYNIPLLLNPAPARPLSQDVINRATYITPNEHEAAVLFNNLSIEEALKKYPNKLFITEGKQGARYYDGEKEILVSSYTVDAVDTTGAGDTFNAALAVALVEGKNIEESLQFANRAASLSVTKFGAQGGMPTREEVEGAL from the coding sequence ATGAGTGAAATTGTAGTTATTGGAAGTTCATCAATGGACTTAGTTGTAACATCTGCAATACGGCCAGGGGCTGGAGAGACCGTTCTTGGAGAATCATTTAAAACAGTACCAGGGGGAAAAGGGGCAAACCAAGCGGTTGCAGCTGCTCGATTAGGAGCAAACGTAAAGATGATTGGCTGTGTAGGAGATGATCACTACGGAAAAGAAATCCTAGTTAACTTTAAAGAAAATCATGTTAATGTAACCAATGTGAAACCGGTTACAGGTGTGGGAAGCGGAACGGCTCATATTGTATTAGCAGAAGGTGATAATAGCATTGTTTTTGTCAAGGGAGCTAATGATTATATTACACCTGAATATGTGAAGAGTGTGATTGATGACATTAAGAAAGCTAAAATTGTTCTCATTCAACAAGAAATTCCAGAAGAAACAGTAGAATATGTGAGTGACATTTGTGAGGAGTATAATATCCCACTTCTCCTTAATCCAGCGCCAGCTCGCCCGCTTTCTCAAGACGTGATTAACCGCGCCACATATATTACGCCAAATGAACATGAAGCAGCAGTGTTATTTAACAATTTAAGTATAGAAGAAGCATTAAAAAAATATCCAAACAAATTATTTATTACAGAAGGAAAGCAAGGGGCTCGTTACTATGACGGAGAGAAAGAAATCCTTGTTTCATCCTATACTGTAGACGCTGTTGATACGACAGGGGCAGGAGATACATTCAATGCAGCACTAGCTGTAGCCTTAGTAGAAGGAAAAAACATTGAAGAAAGTTTACAATTTGCTAATCGTGCTGCATCCTTATCTGTTACAAAGTTTGGAGCACAAGGTGGTATGCCAACGCGAGAAGAAGTGGAGGGAGCGCTATGA
- a CDS encoding LacI family DNA-binding transcriptional regulator has product MATIRDVAKVAGVSVATVSRVLNENGYVHEDTRKRVETAMEELNYSPNEVARSLYKKKSKLIGLLLPDITNPFFPQLARGVEDEIQKEGFRLLFGNSDEQPEKELDYIHTFVQNNVVGIISATNDRSDTNYKDLSIPVVFLDQTSKDYPSVYGDGREGGRTAAKEMVKRGSKRITILKGPAHIQPAQDRFQGALEYLSESNVDFYVMGTTSFAFEEAKKWAKELFETYPDTDGVLASNDIVATAVLHEALRLGKSIPKEVQIIGFDDIPQSSLLFPSLSTMRQPAYEMGKEAACLLIKLMRKEYVEQNHVEMPVTFIERETTREVEVNE; this is encoded by the coding sequence ATGGCAACAATTCGAGATGTAGCGAAAGTAGCAGGTGTATCAGTTGCTACCGTATCTCGTGTTCTAAATGAAAATGGATATGTCCATGAAGATACAAGAAAACGAGTGGAAACTGCCATGGAAGAGCTCAATTATAGCCCCAATGAAGTAGCCCGCTCCCTTTATAAAAAGAAGTCAAAGCTGATTGGCTTATTGCTGCCAGACATTACAAACCCATTCTTCCCACAACTAGCACGAGGGGTAGAAGATGAAATACAAAAAGAAGGGTTTCGCTTATTGTTTGGAAATAGCGATGAACAGCCTGAAAAAGAACTCGATTATATTCATACATTTGTTCAAAATAACGTAGTTGGTATTATTTCAGCTACAAATGATAGAAGTGATACAAATTATAAAGATTTATCAATTCCAGTTGTGTTTCTAGATCAAACGTCGAAAGACTATCCATCAGTTTATGGAGATGGAAGAGAAGGCGGTAGAACAGCAGCCAAGGAAATGGTAAAACGAGGGAGCAAACGAATAACTATACTAAAAGGCCCAGCTCATATCCAGCCTGCTCAAGATCGATTTCAAGGAGCGCTAGAATACTTGAGTGAATCAAATGTTGATTTTTATGTGATGGGAACAACATCCTTTGCTTTTGAAGAAGCTAAAAAATGGGCAAAAGAATTGTTTGAAACATACCCAGATACAGACGGAGTCCTCGCAAGTAATGATATTGTGGCAACAGCAGTTTTACATGAAGCCCTTCGTCTTGGGAAGTCTATTCCGAAAGAGGTTCAAATCATTGGGTTTGATGATATTCCGCAGAGCAGCCTGCTTTTTCCGTCTCTATCAACAATGAGACAACCTGCTTATGAAATGGGCAAAGAAGCTGCTTGTCTCTTAATCAAGTTAATGAGGAAAGAATATGTTGAGCAAAATCATGTTGAAATGCCTGTGACATTTATTGAACGAGAAACGACAAGAGAGGTTGAGGTAAATGAGTGA
- a CDS encoding Gfo/Idh/MocA family protein, which translates to MINGERKISRPLRWGMVGGGRLGQVGYKHRIGALRDNTAFILKAGAFDIDPERGKDFGINIGVEDSRCYPNYQAMFAEEAKLEDGVEVVSIATPNGTHYEITKAALEAGLHVICEKPLFFTSEEGEEIKRLAEQKGKIVGVTYGFSGNQMLLQMRAMIEQGKIGDIRIVDLQYTHGFSSTEDADKFSDAQKWRVDPKIAGPTFVLGDLSTHTYYMSQLIMPHMKVKKLLCDRQSFIHSRAPLEDNAFVSMHYENGAVGRLWTSSVNAGCMDGHRIRIVGSKASLEWWDSKPGELRYEVQGEPVQTLIRAMPYLDEQCNADERLGALHTEGLSESWANIYLKFAMAIDAKNHDDEETLRSLVYPDIDAGIDGIRWLENCVRSAENGSVWVDFADRPLLDVN; encoded by the coding sequence ATGATAAATGGTGAAAGAAAGATTTCAAGACCTTTACGCTGGGGAATGGTAGGTGGAGGAAGACTTGGACAAGTTGGATATAAACATCGTATTGGGGCTTTGCGTGACAACACAGCTTTTATATTAAAGGCAGGAGCTTTTGATATTGATCCTGAACGTGGAAAAGATTTTGGGATAAATATTGGAGTTGAAGATTCCCGCTGTTATCCAAACTACCAAGCTATGTTTGCTGAGGAAGCTAAGCTGGAAGATGGTGTAGAAGTTGTATCAATTGCTACACCAAACGGAACTCATTATGAGATTACAAAAGCAGCGTTAGAAGCTGGCCTTCATGTTATTTGTGAGAAGCCGTTATTCTTTACATCAGAAGAAGGAGAAGAAATTAAACGTCTTGCTGAACAAAAAGGAAAGATTGTTGGTGTGACTTATGGATTCTCTGGAAATCAAATGCTACTTCAAATGCGCGCTATGATTGAACAAGGAAAAATCGGTGATATTCGAATTGTAGATCTTCAGTATACACACGGTTTTAGTTCAACAGAAGATGCAGATAAATTTAGCGATGCTCAAAAGTGGAGAGTAGATCCTAAAATAGCAGGACCAACATTTGTATTAGGTGACTTATCAACACACACTTATTATATGTCTCAGCTTATTATGCCACATATGAAAGTTAAAAAATTGCTTTGTGACCGACAAAGCTTTATTCATAGCAGAGCACCACTAGAGGACAACGCATTTGTCTCCATGCACTACGAAAACGGAGCTGTTGGCCGACTTTGGACTTCTTCAGTTAATGCAGGCTGCATGGATGGACATCGAATTCGAATTGTCGGTTCAAAAGCAAGCCTAGAATGGTGGGACAGCAAGCCTGGTGAACTACGCTACGAAGTACAGGGAGAGCCTGTTCAAACTTTAATTCGTGCGATGCCATACCTTGATGAGCAGTGTAATGCTGACGAACGATTGGGGGCTCTTCATACAGAAGGTTTATCAGAGTCATGGGCAAATATATATTTGAAATTTGCAATGGCAATTGATGCGAAAAATCATGATGATGAAGAAACACTAAGAAGCTTAGTTTATCCTGATATCGATGCTGGAATTGACGGAATTCGCTGGCTTGAAAATTGTGTACGCTCAGCAGAAAACGGATCTGTATGGGTAGACTTTGCTGACCGTCCACTATTAGATGTAAATTAA
- a CDS encoding AraC family transcriptional regulator: MSLATTIRTLQRGASCCVGRDLSIRVHYWGADRKHPGTPIHKHSFFEICYVIDGTGLYSENNEDFLLEKGTFFLSRPHHLHRIHKGNNLFLFWVAFEIEKENTSEKQQLLFEKLAIEDSIYIPNSEDNATVLLWKSLMQHAEQTSSADILNTLGVSLILSLQSLFCGIEDDQRPKPSYDKGRKIVEEAQRFIKDNLDQPLSLNDVACFFHISPRHLSRLFSETVGIPYTYYVRHERIREATKKIRSTSHSIQSIADECGFTSVHYFCRVFLQETSITPAEYRRRNQV, translated from the coding sequence ATGAGTTTAGCAACTACTATTCGAACTTTACAACGTGGAGCCAGTTGTTGTGTCGGACGGGACCTTTCTATCCGTGTACACTATTGGGGAGCTGACAGGAAACATCCTGGTACTCCAATCCATAAGCATTCATTCTTTGAGATTTGCTATGTTATAGATGGAACTGGGCTTTATTCTGAGAATAATGAGGATTTTCTTCTTGAGAAAGGAACGTTCTTTCTTTCGCGTCCTCATCACCTTCATAGAATTCATAAAGGAAATAACTTATTTCTCTTTTGGGTTGCCTTTGAAATAGAGAAGGAAAATACCTCAGAAAAACAGCAGCTTCTCTTTGAGAAATTAGCCATTGAAGACAGTATCTATATTCCAAATAGCGAGGATAATGCAACTGTTTTGCTATGGAAGTCGTTAATGCAGCATGCTGAGCAAACATCTTCGGCTGATATTTTAAACACTCTGGGTGTATCGCTTATATTGTCTTTGCAATCTCTATTTTGTGGAATAGAAGATGATCAACGCCCTAAGCCTTCTTACGATAAAGGAAGAAAGATTGTAGAAGAAGCTCAAAGGTTTATCAAAGATAATTTGGACCAACCTCTTTCACTAAATGATGTAGCATGCTTCTTTCATATTTCTCCACGCCACTTGTCGCGCTTATTTAGTGAGACAGTAGGGATTCCCTACACTTACTATGTACGACATGAAAGGATTAGAGAAGCAACAAAGAAAATTCGCTCAACAAGTCACTCTATACAATCTATTGCAGATGAGTGTGGGTTTACTTCCGTCCATTATTTTTGCCGCGTATTTTTACAAGAGACAAGCATCACTCCTGCTGAATATAGAAGGAGAAATCAAGTCTAG
- a CDS encoding sugar porter family MFS transporter — protein sequence MGGERKQKSFLTTIIVISTFGGLLFGYDTGVINGALPFMSETLGLNAFTEGVVASSLLLGAAIGAIVGGRLSDYMGRRKNIIYLAVLFFVGTLGCTFAPNVTVMVIFRFLLGLAVGGASVTVPTYLAEVSPVERRGRMVTQNELMIVGGQLLAFTCNAVLGNMMADDVNVWRYMLAIASLPAVFLFIGMLRMPESPRWLISKGKNEEALTVLQKIRTRDQAQIELDEVKGTVLKDSKLKQASLKDLSIPWIRRIVFLGIGIAVVQQITGVNSIMYYGTQILRDSGFETEAALIANIANGLISVIAVCIGIWLLGKVRRRPMLLVGLAGTTTSLLLIGIFSNVLAGSDMLPYVVLSLTVTFLAFMQGAVAPVTWLMLAEIFPLRIRGLGMGISVFCLWIANFFIGLTFPVLLEKIGLSTTFFVFTALGVIAIVFVKGFLPETKGKTLEELESQFRSHGDKYSQKEASEEVL from the coding sequence ATGGGTGGAGAGAGGAAACAAAAGTCATTCTTAACTACTATTATTGTTATTTCAACCTTCGGAGGACTTCTTTTTGGTTATGATACAGGAGTTATTAACGGTGCTTTGCCTTTTATGTCTGAAACACTTGGACTTAATGCATTCACAGAAGGAGTCGTCGCTAGTTCGCTCCTTCTGGGCGCCGCGATAGGAGCTATTGTTGGAGGTAGGCTATCTGATTACATGGGAAGGCGAAAGAACATTATCTATCTTGCTGTTTTGTTCTTTGTTGGAACGCTTGGATGTACATTTGCTCCTAATGTAACGGTGATGGTCATCTTTCGTTTCCTATTAGGGCTTGCTGTTGGAGGGGCATCTGTTACGGTTCCTACTTATCTAGCAGAAGTATCGCCTGTAGAGCGAAGAGGAAGAATGGTTACACAAAATGAGTTAATGATCGTAGGAGGACAATTATTAGCTTTCACTTGTAATGCTGTATTAGGAAACATGATGGCTGATGATGTTAACGTTTGGCGCTATATGCTAGCCATTGCATCCTTACCTGCTGTATTTCTATTCATCGGTATGTTAAGAATGCCTGAAAGTCCACGTTGGCTTATTTCAAAAGGAAAAAACGAAGAAGCTTTAACCGTGCTCCAGAAAATTCGTACAAGAGATCAAGCTCAGATTGAGCTTGATGAAGTTAAGGGAACGGTTTTAAAAGACAGTAAGCTAAAGCAGGCTTCTTTAAAGGATCTATCTATCCCTTGGATACGACGTATTGTATTTTTAGGAATTGGGATTGCAGTTGTTCAGCAGATTACAGGCGTTAACTCAATTATGTATTACGGTACTCAAATTTTAAGGGATTCAGGCTTCGAAACAGAAGCAGCTCTAATTGCCAATATCGCAAATGGCTTAATTTCTGTTATTGCGGTATGTATCGGGATTTGGTTGCTTGGCAAAGTACGACGCAGACCAATGCTTTTAGTTGGTCTTGCTGGAACTACTACTTCCCTTTTACTTATTGGTATATTCTCTAATGTACTCGCTGGAAGTGATATGCTTCCTTATGTGGTTCTATCACTAACAGTAACATTCCTCGCCTTTATGCAAGGTGCTGTTGCACCAGTAACATGGCTTATGCTTGCTGAGATTTTTCCTTTACGTATAAGAGGATTAGGAATGGGAATTAGTGTTTTCTGCTTGTGGATCGCTAATTTCTTTATTGGCTTAACATTTCCGGTGCTTCTTGAGAAGATTGGCTTATCAACAACCTTTTTCGTTTTCACAGCTCTAGGAGTAATAGCAATCGTATTTGTAAAAGGCTTCTTACCTGAAACAAAAGGTAAAACGCTAGAAGAGCTGGAGTCTCAATTTCGTTCTCATGGAGACAAATATAGTCAAAAAGAAGCGTCTGAAGAAGTTCTTTAA
- a CDS encoding sugar phosphate isomerase/epimerase family protein, producing MKTGLVTDILGYMPFEDMLDKCVELGIESLELGCGNWSKAPHINVDELLENAIKREQFMDSLKKRGIEIAALNCSGNQLNPSQEGKMHKVGVEKTFQLAGLLGVETVVMMSGCPGGGPDDKTPNWITHPILPQHFDMLQWQWNEVAFPYWEKAVKSAEGYGVKKIAIENLGYNLVHNAETMFKLRNEVGNMVGMNFDPSHLFWMGGDPITTVRTLGDAIYHIHAKDVRLERGIVDAQGLIDVKPMESFASRSWNYVALGYGHDSAWWKEFFTVIKMTGYKGPIVLEMEDLTMEPITGVRKSMDILKETLPREFETKASVSVTI from the coding sequence ATGAAAACAGGATTAGTAACAGATATTTTAGGATATATGCCATTTGAAGACATGCTAGATAAGTGTGTGGAATTAGGAATAGAGTCATTAGAACTTGGATGTGGAAACTGGTCAAAGGCTCCACATATCAATGTTGATGAATTATTAGAAAACGCTATCAAAAGGGAGCAGTTTATGGATTCCTTAAAGAAAAGAGGAATTGAGATTGCAGCACTCAACTGCTCAGGAAATCAGTTGAATCCATCACAAGAGGGAAAAATGCACAAAGTAGGTGTCGAAAAAACGTTTCAGCTTGCAGGACTTTTAGGAGTTGAGACTGTTGTGATGATGTCTGGTTGTCCTGGAGGAGGGCCGGATGATAAAACACCAAACTGGATCACACATCCAATCTTACCGCAGCACTTTGACATGCTCCAGTGGCAATGGAATGAAGTAGCCTTCCCGTATTGGGAAAAAGCTGTGAAATCGGCAGAGGGATACGGAGTTAAAAAAATTGCAATTGAAAATTTAGGATATAATCTCGTGCACAATGCAGAAACAATGTTTAAGCTTCGTAATGAAGTAGGAAATATGGTAGGTATGAACTTTGATCCTAGCCACTTGTTCTGGATGGGTGGGGATCCTATAACAACAGTTCGAACATTAGGCGATGCTATCTATCATATCCATGCGAAGGATGTTCGGTTAGAACGAGGAATTGTTGATGCGCAAGGATTAATTGATGTAAAACCAATGGAAAGCTTTGCATCTCGTTCTTGGAATTATGTTGCACTTGGATATGGCCATGATAGTGCATGGTGGAAAGAATTTTTCACAGTTATAAAAATGACAGGCTATAAGGGACCTATTGTTTTAGAGATGGAAGACTTAACAATGGAACCAATCACAGGTGTAAGAAAATCAATGGATATATTAAAAGAAACGTTACCAAGAGAATTTGAAACAAAAGCTAGTGTCTCCGTAACAATATAA
- the phnX gene encoding phosphonoacetaldehyde hydrolase, translated as MSKIEGVIFDWAGTTVDFGCFAPVNVFVDIFKQAGIDVTIAEARKPMGMLKIDHIRTMLSMPRISKLWEELYGRAFNEMDVENLYEEFEPALLQSLSQYTDPIPEVVNVVNVLREKGLKLGSTTGYTNKMMDVVVPNALKKGYGPDFYITADETNSYGRPYPYMIFRNMEKLKISSVRHVIKVGDTISDIKEGIQAGVWSVGVIVGSSEMGLSQSEFNALSPDDKKIAINQTRQVFLDSGADFTIETMKDLPLLIDKINGILSKDQLVIEHR; from the coding sequence ATGAGTAAAATAGAAGGTGTTATTTTTGATTGGGCAGGAACGACTGTAGATTTTGGATGCTTTGCACCAGTAAATGTATTTGTAGATATTTTCAAGCAAGCTGGAATCGACGTTACGATAGCTGAAGCACGTAAGCCGATGGGAATGTTGAAGATCGATCATATAAGGACTATGCTGTCCATGCCGAGAATCTCTAAGCTTTGGGAAGAGCTTTATGGAAGAGCTTTTAATGAAATGGATGTAGAGAATTTATATGAGGAGTTTGAGCCTGCATTACTTCAATCCTTATCCCAATATACAGATCCAATCCCAGAAGTAGTGAATGTCGTAAATGTGCTAAGAGAAAAAGGGCTAAAGTTAGGTTCAACTACTGGATATACAAATAAAATGATGGATGTAGTTGTACCTAATGCCTTAAAAAAAGGATACGGACCTGACTTTTATATTACAGCTGATGAAACAAACTCCTATGGAAGACCTTATCCATATATGATTTTTAGAAACATGGAAAAATTAAAAATTTCATCCGTTCGTCATGTAATAAAAGTTGGAGATACAATTTCAGATATAAAAGAAGGAATCCAGGCAGGAGTATGGTCAGTTGGTGTAATTGTTGGTAGCTCAGAAATGGGGTTATCTCAAAGTGAATTTAATGCTTTGTCTCCTGATGATAAAAAGATAGCTATTAACCAAACAAGGCAAGTATTTCTTGATAGTGGGGCCGATTTTACGATAGAAACGATGAAAGACCTTCCATTATTAATTGATAAAATTAATGGAATATTATCTAAAGATCAATTGGTAATAGAGCATAGATAA
- the phnW gene encoding 2-aminoethylphosphonate--pyruvate transaminase, whose protein sequence is MKQYKLLTPGPLTTTENVKKEMLFDRCTWDDDYKIITQKIRRELLELAHATSEHYTVVLMQGSGSFAVESVMTTALTKQDKVLIITNGAYGERIVKMATYLGLNFVELATKYDEHPDEQKIRNLLEEDKSFTHIVMVHCETTTGILNPIEMISRVAKDFNKKLIIDAMSSFGGMDINVPALGIDFLISSANKCIQGVPGFGFVIAKIDSLEVCEGNSRSLSLDLYDQWREMNKDGKWRFTSPTHVVAAFSKAIDELAEEGGISARYNRYVNNNKLLCKRMKEMGFESYIGEAKQSPIITSFLYPNEHFSFEPFYRYMKERGFVIYPGKLTDIDTFRIGNIGEVYEEDIHQLCNIINEFMGVKA, encoded by the coding sequence ATGAAACAATATAAACTTTTAACTCCGGGACCATTGACAACAACAGAAAACGTGAAAAAAGAGATGCTTTTTGATCGTTGTACATGGGATGATGATTATAAAATCATCACTCAGAAAATTAGAAGAGAACTTTTGGAGTTAGCCCACGCAACAAGTGAACACTATACTGTTGTATTAATGCAAGGGAGCGGTTCTTTCGCAGTAGAATCTGTTATGACAACGGCATTAACGAAACAGGACAAGGTACTAATCATTACGAATGGAGCGTATGGGGAGCGTATCGTCAAAATGGCAACATACCTAGGACTGAATTTCGTGGAGTTGGCAACAAAATATGACGAACATCCAGATGAGCAGAAAATTAGAAACCTACTGGAAGAAGATAAGAGCTTCACTCATATTGTCATGGTTCATTGTGAAACAACAACCGGGATTTTAAATCCAATTGAGATGATTTCACGTGTGGCAAAAGATTTTAATAAAAAGCTAATTATTGATGCGATGAGTAGCTTTGGAGGTATGGATATTAATGTTCCCGCATTAGGGATTGACTTTTTGATCAGTAGTGCAAATAAATGTATTCAAGGAGTTCCAGGGTTTGGGTTTGTGATAGCTAAGATTGATAGTTTAGAAGTTTGTGAGGGGAATTCTAGGAGTTTATCGCTAGATTTATATGATCAGTGGAGAGAAATGAATAAGGATGGGAAATGGCGATTTACTTCCCCTACTCATGTGGTGGCAGCCTTCTCTAAGGCTATAGATGAGCTCGCGGAAGAAGGTGGCATTTCTGCACGATATAATCGGTACGTCAACAATAATAAGCTTCTTTGTAAAAGAATGAAGGAGATGGGATTTGAATCGTACATTGGGGAAGCAAAGCAGTCTCCTATTATTACCTCATTCCTATATCCAAACGAACACTTTAGTTTTGAACCTTTTTATAGATACATGAAGGAAAGAGGGTTTGTCATTTATCCGGGCAAGTTAACAGACATAGATACATTTAGAATTGGTAACATTGGTGAAGTTTATGAAGAGGATATCCACCAGTTATGTAATATTATAAATGAATTCATGGGAGTGAAGGCGTAA